ATGGAGCAATCCGGGCGGGTATTGTTTCGACGAATCTCTGTTACGCCGGCCACGGGATGACGTCAATAAATTTTTAGGAATTTAATTTGCCCAACTTCACCACAATTGACAAGAGATTTGGTCTGTCTCGATTTAGAGCCGGACGAAGGGCGACCGAACCAGAGAAGGTGGTGGAGATGGTGGAGGTGTTTTTTCAGGATTTTGGATTGCTGACGGCCGTGCTCCATCGCCCAGGCCTATCAGCCGTGCGGCCGTGGAGGTTGTGCAGAAAATATCTCCACTATCTCCTCTAGGCAGAAAGATGATTTTAAAATAGGCGGTTATAGGCGATTGCGATGGCCTGAGCTAATCGTCTTCGGGCAGCATGATAGTCATGACCGGCTCGCCCTGGTCGCCTGGGCCGATGGCTGCCACAACATGGGCCGTGTCCCACCGCCCCGGTGCCATGAGAAACAGGACGTCAAATTCGGCGCGGTCACTATCCCTGATAGCCTTAGCCGCGAGCAGGGTGCGAAAGAGCAAGTCCTGGAGGCGTCCTTCGACAGATTGCCCTTCGCCCTCCAGTCCGGCCGGCGGTGCCACGTATTCATTATATAGATGGTCGGTGACCACCGTGTGCACCTTGAAACCAATCTGTGCCGCCTGGGTGGTGACGTCGACCAAGACGCCGTCCGCGATGGCCTGGGCGCGGGTGTAGCTGAAAATGATCGGCCAGTCGTCCATGGGAAGTCCTCCTGTATGGTATGGTTGCGGTTACTCGTAGAACTTCGGGTCGTTTTCGGTGACTTTCAAGTTGTCGAATCGACCACGAAGATTCCGTTCTTCTTTTTTAATTGCGTTTCGAACATTTTCTCTGCCAACGATCACACCACCACCGCTAAGGATCATCTTGAGGACTCCACCAGCTACAGCACCGACGAATACTCCGGATAATAATTTGAAAAGCCACATGTCTTTGACCTCCATGAAGCTGGTTTAATGACCAGGACTTCAGTCGTCGTTTTTGGAAGTAGCTGCTATTTGTTCGAGATATTCCCGAAAACTTGTCGTGAGCTGCATGCCTATTTCGGCCCACCGGCGCACAAAGACGCCCTGCACTCCAGAGTCCGCCGCTCCCATAACGTCAAAAAGCTGTTCGATCGGGCGAAACCGCTGAATGATTTGCTCAACCAGTTCGAGCGCCTTGTCGTTGGATTCTGCTTCGGTCGGCATGCTCACCTCGTGGACCAGGGATATTGGGTCCATGGAGGGAGGATAGCCGGGGCCAGGATCCCGGTCACGGGGCGTCGGTGAAAATCAGGCTTTGGGCCGGGGCGGGGCCGCCCTGCGATTTTGGGGATGGGGTGGGGATTTGAGCCAGGGGCCTTGGAAAAATCCCAGGAGGGGGCGGAGGTCGCATACCAGGGGGCTGTCCGGGGGAGGGGCTTTGGGGCTGGGACACAGGGGCAGAGATGCCAGAAGCTCTTGCTCGTTCGAAGTCTGCACTGCGAAGAACTGCTTCAATTTTAGCAGACTTCAGTTTTCCTTGCGGAATATCGGGGAAAACGGATAGTTAATACTGTTTTTGCAAGCAGGTGGAACTTCCTTTCCTGACGCGCCTTGGCGACGATGCCCAGGACTCGGAGGGACGGAAGTATCGCGAGATCTGGCATTTTGTGAAGTCGAGCACGTCATCTAGACGCTGGTGCGTAAAGGCGATCTCCTCTATGGACAAGAAATCCCTGAGCGAACGTGACATTTGTACGAAGTACATTACTCCCAATCTGGTCAAAGCTGGTTGGGATAAGATGCTACAAGTTCGGGAAGAGGTGAGCTTTACCAAAGGTCGCATTATCGTTCGTGGGAAGCTTGTGTCTCGAGGCAAGGGGAAACGCGCCGATTATATTCTCTATTATAAGCCGAATATGGGTTCTATGTGCTCAAAAACAAACCCGTATTCCTGTGGAATCTGGTCGATCTCAAGCGCGTGCGATGGGAAGGCCCGGAACTGACGCCCGGCAAGCATGTGCTGGAATTCGATTTCGCCTACGACGGCCTGGGCATCGGAACGCTGGCTTTCAACAACTTCTCGGGCGTGGGCCGCGGCGGCACGGGCGTGCTCAAGGTGGACGGCCAAACCGTTGACTCCCAGAAGATGGAGCACACCCTGCCGTTTATCCTGCAATGGGACGAGGCCCTGGACGTCGGTTTGGACACCCTGACTGGCGTCAACGACGCCGACTATGAGCCGCCATTCGCCTTTACCGGCAAGATCGACAAGATCACATTGACTATTGATCGGCCCAAGTTGTCGCCGGAAGACGTGAAGAAACTGGAACAGGCCCAGGGCAGTACCAAGGTAAGCGAATAAGCCTGCCGTGACGCACAAGGCCGGCGGGTCGCAAGCCGCGCCGGACTTCGTCTTTCCAGCAGGAACGGGATCTTTTTTGGGGAGGTGTGACAAAGGTTTGGAACTGGGACGTGCGGCCGACGTCGCGGGCATTCCCGCTGAAAATCATAGGCAGGTTTGGAGGCCTCGTGTAGGATTGGGGCAAACCAGATCGTCAAGGAGTTTTCGTTGCCCCCCGCGAACGCGCATACGGCTTGCATTCGTGGACAGGACAGGCTGCACCGAGAGCAAAATGAGCAACATACCACCCTGTCGTCCAGGCGATGTAACGCCGCGCGCGACAGCATTCAGGGCAGTTCCAAGGAATATTTTATGCGTAAACAATCCACAATAAAACTATTTTTTCAGGAAGCGCAGCAGGCTGGCCGTTTCGCCTCCCTGGTTGTTGTTTCCCTGCTGTTGGCTGTGCCGGGTGTCCTGGCCCAGGCCGACCCCTTGCCCTCCTGGAACGACGGGCCGGCCAAGCAGGCCATTGTCGCCTTCGTGCAGACGACGACCGACACATCCCACCCGGACTATGTCCCGCCCGAGGCCCGTATCGCCACGTTTGACCAGGATGGCACGACCTGGGTCGAATATCCCGTGTACACCCAGGCGCGCTATTGTTTCGACCGGGTGGCAACTCTGGCTCAGGAAAAGCCGGAGCTTAAGGATATTAAGCCCTTCAAGACAGTCTTATCCGGGGACAAAGCGGCCATCGCCGGGCTGCCGATGGCGGATCTGGAAAAAATTATTGGCGCAACCATGACCGGCATGACTGTGGAAGCACTGACCGGGCAAGTGCAACAGTGGCTCGAAACAGCCCGCGATACTCGGTGGAAACGGTCCTATGCCGAACTCGTCTATCAGCCCATGCTGGAAGTGATGCAGTATTTGCGCGCAAACGGTTACAAGACCTATTTTGTCACCGGCGGCAGTCAGGATTTCGTGCGCGCATTCGCCCAGTCCGTCTATGCCATTCCGCCAGAGCAAGTGGTCGGGACCATGGGGGCGACCACGTTCGGTTACGACGCGGCCGGCCGCCCGAAGCTCACCGAGGAACCCCGGTTACTGCTTGACGACAACGGGCCGGGCAAGCCTGAGGGAATCCACCTCATGATCGGCCGACGTCCGGTCGCGGCCTTTGGCAACTCCGTCGGCGACAGGGAAATGCTTGAATACACCCAGGCCGGCAGCGGCGCGAGGCTCATGATGCTGGTGCATCATGACGACGCTGGGCGTGAATACGCCTATGGTCCGGCATCCAAGGTTGGAACCTTTACCGATGCGCTCATGGCGCAAGCCAAGCAACAAAACTGGGTGGTTATCAGCATGAAGAACGACTGGAAGCGCATTTTTCCCTGGGAGCAATAGTTGCACGGAGAGGAAGACCAATGCGTCCGGTCTGTATGCATTTGACAAGGAGGCTGATCCGACAGTAGAAGATGGCATTATAAAGGCCAAAGTTATTGGATTATTTGGCCAAGTTGACAACAAGTCGAGGGCGAAAATGAACAGTCGCGCAACAATTTATTCCGTGCTGATCACTTTGATGGCCGCGTTCACCATTGCTGCAAGTCCTGCCGCCGCTCAGAAAAAACCGAACATCTTGTTTATTATGGGTGACGACGTCGGCTGGTTTAATATCGGGGCCTATCACCAGGGCATGATGTCCGGCAAGACGCCCAATCTTGACAAATTGGCCGCAGACGGCATGCGGTTTACCGACTACTATGCCGAAGCCAGTTGTACGGCGGGTCGCGCCAACTTCATCACTGGAGAGTTGCCGATCCGCACCGGTTTGACCACGGTGGGACAGGCCGGGGCCGACGTGGGCATGCCGGATCAGGCTGTCACCCTGGCCACGGTGCTTAAGGCCCAGGGCTACGCTACCGGGCAGTTCGGCAAGAACCACCTGGGCGACCTGAACAAATACCTGCCCACCGTCCATGGTTTCGACGAATTCTTCGGCTACCTGTACCACCTCGACGCCATGTCGGACCCGTACTGGTTTGACTATCCGCAGGACTGGATCGATAAGACCGGCCCCCGGAATCTGGTCCATTGCTATGCCACGGATGTGGACGATCCGACTGTGATGCCGCGGTGGGGCAAGGTCGGAAAGCAAAAGATCGTGGACGAAGGGCCGCTGGCCCCGTTTGCCGACATGAAGAACCGTCAAAACTGGCAAGTGGGACGTCCGGCCAAGTACAACATGGAGACCTTCGACGAGGTGCTGGTCGAAAGCTCCAAGGCTTTTATGGACAAGGCAAAAAAAGACGGCAAGCCGTTTTTTGTCTGGCACAATACGACGCGCATGCACGTCTTTACGTTCCTTTCCCAGAAGTATCAGGGGATGATGAACCCCAAAGATAATTATAACCTGGAAGAAGCCGGGATGGCACAGCTGGATGACAGCGTCGGCGCGTTGATCAAGCATCTTGAAGAAATCGGCGAAGCGGACAATACCATCATTGTCTTCACTACCGATAACGGCGCTGAAGTGTTCACGTGGCCGGACGGCGGCATGACGCCGTTTAAAGCCACCAAGGGGACAGCCTACGAAGGCGGATTCCGCGTACCGGCCATCATCAAATGGCCGGGCAAGATTAAGCCGGGCTCGGTGGAAAACGGAATCTTCTCCGGCCTCGACTGGCTCCCCACCTTTGCCGCTGCTGCCGGCAACCCGGACATCACCGAACAGCTCCTCAAGGGTGTGAAGCTTGGCGACCGGACCTACAAGAACCACCTCGACGGCTACAATCAGATGGATCTCCTGACCGGCAAGGGGCCATCCAATCGGCAGGAACTGTTCTACTTCGCTGGAGCCCAACTCGGGGCGCTACGCATTAACGACATGAAGTTTCAGTTCATCCAGCAGCCTTACGGCTGGCCGGGTGAGAAAGTCACAACCGACATGCCGACGATCATCAATCTGCGCCAGGATCCCTTTGAACGGACGCCGACCACACGCGGCGAGACGACGAACAATGGGGGGATGGGCTACGTCAACGATTTCTACTCGCGCGAATTCTGGCGTTTCGTCATGGTGCAGCAATATGTTGGCAAGCTGGCCATGACGGCGCTGGAGTATCCGCCAATGCAGGATCCGGCTTCTTTCAATCTGAGCGCCATAAAGGCCAAGGTTGACGAGGCGATCAAGAACCACGAAGGGCAATAGGCTCCAGTGCTTCT
Above is a window of Desulfovibrio sp. TomC DNA encoding:
- a CDS encoding DUF6573 family protein; translation: MDDWPIIFSYTRAQAIADGVLVDVTTQAAQIGFKVHTVVTDHLYNEYVAPPAGLEGEGQSVEGRLQDLLFRTLLAAKAIRDSDRAEFDVLFLMAPGRWDTAHVVAAIGPGDQGEPVMTIMLPEDD
- a CDS encoding HAD family hydrolase; the protein is MRKQSTIKLFFQEAQQAGRFASLVVVSLLLAVPGVLAQADPLPSWNDGPAKQAIVAFVQTTTDTSHPDYVPPEARIATFDQDGTTWVEYPVYTQARYCFDRVATLAQEKPELKDIKPFKTVLSGDKAAIAGLPMADLEKIIGATMTGMTVEALTGQVQQWLETARDTRWKRSYAELVYQPMLEVMQYLRANGYKTYFVTGGSQDFVRAFAQSVYAIPPEQVVGTMGATTFGYDAAGRPKLTEEPRLLLDDNGPGKPEGIHLMIGRRPVAAFGNSVGDREMLEYTQAGSGARLMMLVHHDDAGREYAYGPASKVGTFTDALMAQAKQQNWVVISMKNDWKRIFPWEQ
- a CDS encoding arylsulfatase, producing MNSRATIYSVLITLMAAFTIAASPAAAQKKPNILFIMGDDVGWFNIGAYHQGMMSGKTPNLDKLAADGMRFTDYYAEASCTAGRANFITGELPIRTGLTTVGQAGADVGMPDQAVTLATVLKAQGYATGQFGKNHLGDLNKYLPTVHGFDEFFGYLYHLDAMSDPYWFDYPQDWIDKTGPRNLVHCYATDVDDPTVMPRWGKVGKQKIVDEGPLAPFADMKNRQNWQVGRPAKYNMETFDEVLVESSKAFMDKAKKDGKPFFVWHNTTRMHVFTFLSQKYQGMMNPKDNYNLEEAGMAQLDDSVGALIKHLEEIGEADNTIIVFTTDNGAEVFTWPDGGMTPFKATKGTAYEGGFRVPAIIKWPGKIKPGSVENGIFSGLDWLPTFAAAAGNPDITEQLLKGVKLGDRTYKNHLDGYNQMDLLTGKGPSNRQELFYFAGAQLGALRINDMKFQFIQQPYGWPGEKVTTDMPTIINLRQDPFERTPTTRGETTNNGGMGYVNDFYSREFWRFVMVQQYVGKLAMTALEYPPMQDPASFNLSAIKAKVDEAIKNHEGQ